From the genome of Brienomyrus brachyistius isolate T26 chromosome 8, BBRACH_0.4, whole genome shotgun sequence, one region includes:
- the mon1a gene encoding vacuolar fusion protein MON1 homolog A, whose translation MAADVHNKDVPWESQNGVLAPVDRLRQDRSDSPTPGLVEGTEPGAGQDSAMFVHAHSFEDLMADGEDVQATAVGSEGEQEPEVLEELGDQGQQTKEDRQEKRPGVRAKEEDVTSESWRQHRKHVFVLSEAGKPIYSRYGTEEALSSTMGVMMALVSFVEAEKDIIRSIHGDGYKVVFLRKSPLVLVGVARNRQSERELSRELHYIYYQIISLLTLTQLNHVFRHKQNYDLRRLLAGSEHLTDSLLRHLDRDPGFLLSAVTCLPLTSSTRDVISSSLQASRAKSLVFSILLAGSRLVTLVRKKDQFLHHMDLHLLFNLVGSSSSFREGEGWTPICLPKFNTAGFFHAHISYLEPASDLCLILVSTDREDFFNLSDCKQRFLDRLRRRSAYQALQEALKAPSYSVSQVGIPELRHFVYKSKSSGLYTSPEFPVPYQSEEEQERLMELYQYLHSRMHHPTRPLRSIYSCGESESLLAWVTSGFELYLCFSPLATKALAAAAINKLLKWIRKEEERLFILNPQTY comes from the exons ATGGCGGCTGACGTCCACAATAAGGATGTGCCATGGGAGAGCCAGAATGGGGTCCTTGCGCCTGTGGATCGCCTTCGCCAAGATCGGTCTGACAGCCCCACTCCAGGCCTGGTTGAGGGGACAGAACCTG GTGCTGGACAGGACAGTGCCATGTTCGTCCATGCACATTCCTTCGAGGACCTGATGGCTGACGGTGAGGATGTTCAGGCCACGGCTGTGGGATCCGAGGGCGAGCAGGAGCCAGAAGTGCTGGAGGAGCTGGGCGACCAAGGTCAGCAGACGAAGGAGGATCGGCAGGAGAAACGGCCGGGGGTCAGGGCCAAGGAGGAGGATGTGACCAGCGAATCGTGGCGGcagcacaggaaacacgtgtTTGTGCTGTCTGAGGCGGGGAAGCCCATCTATTCCCGCTATGGCACAGAGGAGGCGCTCTCGAGTACCATGGGGGTAATGATGGCGCTTGTCTCCTTTGTGGAGGCAGAGAAGGACATCATCAGGTCCATCCATGGAG ATGGCTACAAAGTGGTGTTCCTGCGCAAGAGTCCCCTGGTCCTGGTGGGCGTGGCTCGGAACCGCCAGTCGGAGCGGGAGCTGTCTCGTGAGCTGCACTACATCTACTACCAGATAATCAGCCTGCTCACCCTGACTCAGCTCAACCACGTCTTCCGGCACAAGCAGAACTATGATCTGCGTCGTCTGCTGGCCGGCTCAGAGCACCTCACCGACAGCCTGCTCCGGCACCTGGACCGCGACCCGGGCTTTTTGCTGAGCGCCGTCACCTGCCTGCCCCTGACCAGTTCCACCCGGGATGTCATCTCCTCCAGCCTGCAGGCCTCCAGGGCCAAGAGCCTGGTCTTCTCCATCCTATTGGCGGGCAGTCGTTTGGTGACGCTGGTGCGCAAAAAAGACCAATTTCTGCACCACATGGACCTGCACCTTCTCTTCAACCTGGTGggctcctcctcttccttccGCGAGGGCGAAGGCTGGACGCCCATCTGTTTGCCCAAGTTCAACACCGCTGGCTTTTTCCATGCTCACATCTCCTACCTGGAGCCAGCCTCAGACCTCTGCCTCATCCTGGTCTCTACCGACCGCGAGGACTTCTTCAACCTGTCTGACTGCAAGCAGCGCTTCCTAGATCGCCTCCGCCGGCGCAGTGCCTACCAagccctgcaggaggcgctgaaGGCCCCCAGCTATTCTGTGTCCCAGGTGGGGATCCCTGAGCTGCGACACTTTGTCTACAAGTCCAAGAGCTCTGGGCTCTACACCAG CCCAGAGTTCCCAGTGCCATACCAGTCTGAGGAGGAGCAAGAGAGGCTGATGGAGCTCTACCAGTACCTCCACAGTCGCATGCATCACCCTACACGCCCCCTGCGATCAATCTATAGCTGCGGCGAGTCGGAGAGTCTGCTGGCCTGG GTGACTAGTGGCTTCGAGCTCTATCTCTGTTTCAGTCCTCTGGCAACGAAGGCCCTTGCAGCGGCCGCTATCAACAAGCTGCTGAAGTGGATCAGGAAGGAGGAGGAACGTCTCTTCATTCTTAATCCCCAGACATACTGA
- the LOC125747391 gene encoding zona pellucida sperm-binding protein 3-like, with amino-acid sequence MQVNPDSVRVVCGEDSVMVDVLRDLLAIGQLINASDITFGGCAPIGQDASGTVRFQSVLQGCGSTLMMTADALVYSFALIYTPSGINGSPIVRTNGAVVGIECHYLRKQNVSSNALVPTWIPYYATMAAEAQLNFSLRLMDGRQGVHAAYLALLSGLVLKSMCPLCRCMAE; translated from the exons ATGCAAGTGAACCCTGATAGtgtgagggttgtatgtggggaGGATTCGGTTATGGTGGATGTGCTACGAGACCTTCTAGCTATTGGCCAGCTGATCAATGCTTCAGACATCACTTTTGGTGGCTGTGCACCCATTGGGCAGGATGCTTCTGGCACAGTGAGGTTTCAGTCTGTGCTGCAGGGCTGTGGAAGTACACTGATG ATGACTGCTGATGCCCTGGTTTACAGCTTTGCATTGATCTACACCCCCAGTGGTATTAATGGCAGccccattgtgaggaccaatggTGCTGTGGTTGGCATTGAGTGTCACTATTTGAG GAAACAAAATGTGAGCAGCAATGCCCTGGTGCCAACATGGATCCCCTACTATGCCACAATGGCGGCTGAGGCACAACTGAATTTCTCACTGAGGCTGATGGATGGTAGGCAAGGGGTTCATGCAGCATATCTGGCTTTACTCAGTGGGCTTGTCCTCAAGTCTATGTGCCCTTTGTGCAGATGCATGGCAGAATGA